Genomic segment of Sinorhizobium meliloti:
TCATTTCCGGAAGCGGGATGGCGCTACTCCCGTCCAGCGTTTGAACGCGCGGGTGAAATGCGCGGAATCACTGTAGCCCACCCTTAAGGCGATGTCGGTCATGCTATGAACACCTTCGCAGATCAGCCGGATTGCCTCACTGCGGCGCGTGTCATCAAGCAACTCCTCGAAATCGACGCCGCAAAACTTGAGGCGCCGTTGCAGGGACCGAGGCGACATGCCAAGGGTTCTCGCGACGGTCTCCAGTCCAAGCGCATGACCATCGGACAGCCTTTCGCTGAGCATCTTCGCCGCCTCTACCGCGGAAGCTAGGGCCTCTGTCGCCTTCGAAGGCCGAATTCCGGCGGTTTTGAGAGGAAGGTCGAGCAGTTCCCGATCGAACTCGATCATATCGTGATCGCATCCCATTTCGATGTTGGACCCCAGGCACTCCTCCAGCGCCCCGTTTCCGAGCATCCTCGAAGCTGTCAGCCGAACCCTTATTGCGGAGGGTTCGCCGGCCATAAGCGGCACTTTGCGAAGTACCGCCAGGCTGCCGAAGATGAACTGCCGGGGATCGAACTCGTAACGGTCCGCGAAGCGGAAGACGATTCGAGCG
This window contains:
- a CDS encoding helix-turn-helix transcriptional regulator; this translates as MAPYLARRGVSAIEFCKRLGISPNVFQNADGWLPRAQCFHMANELAKVAADPFAGAHVGFMTELRDLGVWGQSVLAARDVAAACALATVNVPTIHRGSEVRFMTEGKTARIVFRFADRYEFDPRQFIFGSLAVLRKVPLMAGEPSAIRVRLTASRMLGNGALEECLGSNIEMGCDHDMIEFDRELLDLPLKTAGIRPSKATEALASAVEAAKMLSERLSDGHALGLETVARTLGMSPRSLQRRLKFCGVDFEELLDDTRRSEAIRLICEGVHSMTDIALRVGYSDSAHFTRAFKRWTGVAPSRFRK